GGACAGCATCGCCACAGTAGATGCATGGTCTACGGATCATTGCCGCGTCTTTGTCATTGGTACAGTCAACGCGCATATTGATGATTGGTCAGCCTCAAAAAACACAATTGAATGCGGCCTGTACAATTCAACTTATGAGGCCCAGTTCACGTTTGCCAATGGCACCCAGGAAATCGACGTTCAGTTGACGGAACGAGGCAATGGCATCTCAGAACAAAATATAAACCAAGACCCACCAAACATGTACCAGCTCGCTGCCACATTCATCATGCGTGGCTTGGACAATGTAGTGGTGGGAATCATTCGAAGAGACCAGAGTAACCTGTATTCTTCCTCCCAGGTCATGTCCTCTTCGTTTATGCAAGCTCATGAATTGCAGCCAATGCTGCTCTCTGGGTTTGGTAACATTACCACAGATCCATCCAACCCGCCAACCAACATATCCTTAGCACAGATTATGGAACAATTTGTCGCAAATGTGACAGTCAGCCTCTTTTCAAACAAATTCTTCCTGTGAGTGCATCCGCTAAGCATCGTGCCGTCTTGAATTTTACAAGCTTATGCATTGAGCAGCAATAATGAGTCTGTGCCGAATATGGGAAATGTTACTGTTTGGAATACTATAAACAATTATGTATACAGTCCACGTAATCTGTATATTGCTTACGGAATTGGCATATTCGCAACACTTATAATTGTTGCTATTGGACTCTTTTGCATAAAAATGGCATCACAGTCCTATGGCAAATCATTCTCCACCATTTTACGTACAACGCGAAACGCAGAGCTGGGTCGGCTCATAGACGCGAGCGAAACGAGCGGTGCTGAGCCACTATCCAAACATCTGGCCGATGTGAGACTAAAGTTTTGGGTTGGACGtgttgaggaggatgagacgGCTCCCGTCTGGAGTGCTTTTATATTGGCACAAGATAAGGCGCCATCATACGAGAAACTCTCGGCGGCTTCGCAGAATGTGTCTGAGAATACACCGTCATTGTAACGCCAAGGTCGCCGGTAACTGGATAATATATGGGcgttaaaatttaaattgtTCTAAGAAACATTTAACGTATAATTGCTTTCTTGTAGCTTCGGAATACATAGCGCAACTGCTTGACGCCACTTGATAGAATAGAGGTTTCATCTTGGCTTCGTTAAACATTTTGTGAATTTACACATCTTCCATTAATGAGCTATCGAATCCCACAATGCTAATAATACGACAGACTCTCCTCTGTATATCTCCATAAACTTGCAGTATGTGAATCCTTCCATGGGCTTCGCTGTCGACAAATGTTATATCTCAGATTTATGTCAACAGTTTAATACATCCATCATGGCTCAGTCTCGACTGACCATAATGACCTAGCCATTCATTGTGGAAAAGTCTAGGTTAACACTGGCTAGTGGCTGACGTTTCTGGCTTTTTACTGGTGGAGAGGGGCTAGGATTTTGGCTAGGTTGGGCATCTTCGATAGGAAAGTATGTATTATGTTTCCCGACTTTATCGGCTGCAGCCTCAAAAAGAAAGCCGCAAAGCTGGCAATCTCATGTTCGTTGAGTTTACTATTTATCAGTATAATTATCTTCGCTCCTATAGTCTTGTTAAAGTAAAGGGAGCATGATCCTAGTTAACTGCTGAGTTGGAAGCATACTGTTTATGCTAGCGCTTCTTTAATTCCGATGTCTCACTTCCATCAGCTGATTTGATAAGTAGAAGGGCCTCCTGATTTTCGACATCATATAATCCAACTCTCATTCAAGCGAAAGAAGTTTCCAGCTAGTAATGTTTCTGGAAGGACATgaaccaaaaagaaaaaagaaacaaagcgGAAATCGCAGTTACTATTTAATCGGGACCAGTAAACATATACGAGCTAAATAGCACTATCGCGTTGCATGAGATCATATGTGGATTGCATGCTATCATGATATGAGGTTGTTGGGCATTCATACATATGGTGCCCAACTGAAGACTGTGTGCACGCCAAGGGACAGTGAGATTTTCACCACCTGTGGTGTGTGGTATTTGGAAATTTATGGTTGTATTAGCCATATACTACACCGTACTTTTCGCTGTTGGTCAGCTCAAGTTTTGGCCGCGCACCACTCACGCTGCCAATCTGCCTTGTCTTACCGCTTCCAACTGCCTATCAGCGAAAACATGCAGGACCGACCGCTTGTCAATAAATTACATGTCACATTTGAACAGTCCTCTACCGTTCCGTGACTGAGTACTTCCTACACTCTCAAGTGATGCATGTATTTACATGTACCCTTTAACAAATATTCACGTGCCTTGTACGTTTTAAATAGGCATCTGCTTGTCGACTTTCAGAAATTTCCTTACTGTACAAACTAAGCTCCGGGCATTTCCTACTTTATTCATCAGATACGCCCTTCAAGCATTGAAATTATGTCTCGTAATACCCGTCAACGGTGGCAGACACAGACCAATATGACTTCTCCACTTATTACTGACACTAATATTGgaataaaagaagcaaaagaggctCTGAGCTCACCAgacttatttaaaaaaactccaGAGCATATTCAAGAAGCTTGGCAAGAACTACGCCGAGCCTATGAGGCCTCTACTAGCGATTCTAATGACTGCCAGCCCTTTCCCATTTGGGCTCTTCAACAGTTTGAGCACAAGCAGATAGAGAACATCATACGTGTGGGGTATTCCGAGGATATCGGAATACTCAAATCATATGCACCCTCTGCCCGAGTATATTTCAGAGCTGAGCCATGGAgatttgttcttttctttaattctATTGAGCAAGGAAGAGCACGAGCATTAAATGAAATTATGAAAAGTCGCGACCGTTTTACACTTAAGCGGTTATATGGGGAAGTCCTGCGAAACCGTTCACGCCGAATTCAAGGCAAGGCGAATGCCAAAAGTGAATTTCAACCAGCTGATTTCAGAGCGTGCTGTTAGTAATATTGATACCATTATCAAATTATGTAGCTTAAACTAATGCTAATTATAGGCAACGAAAGTAGCAATGAGGACGGTAACGATGCCGAGCTTGTTGAGGGTTCAGATGGCGAGGAAGGGGACGAGATTGTTGAAGTGGCTGATGAGGCTGATGGCAGCGAGCCTGAGCATGTCGACTGGCCTCCTACCGAGAATGCTTGCCTTGATGAACAAGAATTTGACGATGTAGTTGGCCGCGATGCTCACGTCAGCAATAACCAAGGccaggaagagagagactgCCCAGATGACAGATCTTGTTCCCAAAACTTGCTTCATTCGGACATTACCGTCCAGGATGAAACGCTTGCTCCAGATGAGACGAATGCAGCAAGTGTGACAGCAAGTCAAGTTGCAAATGAAGCAAGAAGGCGAGATACAAGCCCCGAGCAACCCTCGTCTCCGAATGTCCCCTCTAATAATGACAACACGTCGAGTATTGAAGAAAAGTTCCTCCGGGATGGGCGATATATTGTCAATAAACTTGAGAAActgaagaaagaaggggaggTTTATGAAAAAAACATCAAAATCATCGATGAAAAGCTCAGCGCAAATCAAGAACAAATGAAACAGGTTCTGCAGAGCGCACCAGAAAAatttgtttctttatttgAGCCAATATTTTCAGATGCCTTAATCCAGGATGGGAAACgtaagatggaggaggaaaatAAAACGGCGAATGATAGGAAGAAGGCAAGGCTCGtagccaagctcaaggccaaaACCAACGAGTTTGAGGTACAGCTCAGAACAGATATGCAGCGCCGCGAGGCCGCTCCATAGTATACACCGCATTAGCTTCTTCAAGGACTGCCTAACGAGGGAAAATACATACCATGTACCGAAGTCCTAATTTTTGCAAAGTTATTTCCTTTACATAGCGCTCTTCATGCGCGAACACATATGGTCCGCTATACTAGCCTCCTTATTGATTTGTGAAATAGTCTCATGTTTCATTTGAATGCTACAATAGAGTGCAGCGGACGGTAGCCACCAAGAGACCAAAAAGCGATGTCGTTATGAATGTTTGACCGCCACAAGCCAGTTATCCCTGTGCTAACTTTTCTAGCACCTCTAGCCTCAAATATCGAGGGACTAAAGGATAGATAGGTCGCACTGTCATGGTTTGTATTCATATTGAACATCAGAATCAAGGggacttttacccttttgttctactgGAGATTTCTGTTCCCCATAAGCCCACCTGCGTTGTTGTTTGACAGATGTGCCCCCCCGGCTAAATTTTC
The Trichoderma asperellum chromosome 7, complete sequence DNA segment above includes these coding regions:
- a CDS encoding uncharacterized protein (EggNog:ENOG41~TransMembrane:4 (i12-32o52-73i115-136o487-508i)) translates to MPRFKISWVVPGLMVGNTICGILMAVGHHLFYMSLDKQTVGTQIQQEWNARIGTGMAFCVKMFLTAAAGFAYVQVLWRTLKAREVKLGGIDAMFDVVNNPFSFLSWELWKKGFELVVLAGILWAIPIIAVFTPATLTIQQAKSLAPSIHRMSLPLVNFSSPFVFTRYSTSPTADGPTGPSIALARLLSSVAAQGAVLPLQMPFPDAPKVSYTLRFHGPSVSCGPLGGNSSFHDEYDEIYRYAFKHQGNTQMVYVGFVPQSNNSSDTDTSYEHQTLLGLQIATNGSVPQDSIATVDAWSTDHCRVFVIGTVNAHIDDWSASKNTIECGLYNSTYEAQFTFANGTQEIDVQLTERGNGISEQNINQDPPNMYQLAATFIMRGLDNVVVGIIRRDQSNLYSSSQVMSSSFMQAHELQPMLLSGFGNITTDPSNPPTNISLAQIMEQFVANVTVSLFSNKFFLNNESVPNMGNVTVWNTINNYVYSPRNLYIAYGIGIFATLIIVAIGLFCIKMASQSYGKSFSTILRTTRNAELGRLIDASETSGAEPLSKHLADVRLKFWVGRVEEDETAPVWSAFILAQDKAPSYEKLSAASQNVSENTPSL